Proteins from a genomic interval of Quercus robur chromosome 9, dhQueRobu3.1, whole genome shotgun sequence:
- the LOC126699136 gene encoding probable LRR receptor-like serine/threonine-protein kinase At3g47570, whose product MGLSQLSSAPPSSSFPTHTFILLLWCGFLVTSVLGGNNETDRLALLEFKAKITHDPLQVMSSWNDSFHFCQWRGVICGRRHQRVTVLDLESSKLVGFISPYIGNLSFLRNLTLQNNNFQNEIPPELGRLRRLQFLLLSNNTFSGKIPSTISSSSNLEILDVSNNLLIGEIPTMLGTLSKLQVFAISKNSMTGIIPPSFGNFSFLKAFAVSGNNLRGIIPDSFGQLTKIQKLLLGANRFFGKIPPSIFNLSSLKLFDVGLNQIQGRLPSDIGITLPNIEILSIFNNQFIGPIPVSISNVSNLDILQLDGNKLSGKVPSLENQNRFSWFSATNNNLGTGGANDLNFICSFTNTTYLTVLALNINKFGGELPKCIGNLSTTLNWLLLETNKISGSIPTEIGNLIRLERLDIWQNKLSGNIPFEIGKLQMLQILVLNENNLSGNIPFSVGNLTILTDLYLFKNNLQGNIPLSLAKCRNLVHLHLANNNLNGSISSQVIGLSFSPISLDLSANKFTGVLPMEFGNFKNLEYLDISENMLFGKIPESLGSSVKLEFLAMRRNHFQGIIPPSLASLRGLRSLDLSNNNFSGKIPKFLEDFVFLKFLNLSYNHFDGEVPTKGVFKNMSATSIRKNGKLCGGIPKFQLPKCKYEKSKKRKLTFTFKLMISIFSGLIGVCLLLSLLLLFCLRKKRKENISSDSGNFLLNLSYQSLLKATDGFSSTNLIGVGSFGSVYKGILDEGRQTVAVKVLNLSHRGASKSFKIECEALRNIRHRNLVKVLTSCSSIDYQGHDFKALVMEFMGNGNLDEWLHPTPRINETLEKPRSLSLLQRLNIAIDVANALDYLHHHCQTPIVHCDLKPSNVLIDDEMIGHVGDFGLARFLFNATQDSSINQSSSIGVRGTVGYTPPEYGVGNEVSIYGDVYSYGILLLEMFTGKKPTDNIFHDNLNLHDFVKAVLPERVIDIIDPILLWEGEGENRVNDITYNESQNGSPKSLECLIFILEIGVACSVEFPRERMNMGAVIIELHSIRKKFLGTNIHRQRFQATGEQG is encoded by the exons ATGGGGCTTTCACAGTTGAGTTCAGCTCCACCATCCTCATCTTTTCCTACGCATACTTTTATCCTTCTCTTGTGGTGTGGCTTCTTAGTCACCTCTGTGCTTGGTGGGAATAATGAGACGGACCGGTTGGCGTTGCTTGAGTTCAAAGCCAAAATCACTCATGATCCTCTTCAAGTTATGAGCTCTTGGAATGACAGCTTCCACTTTTGTCAATGGCGAGGCGTCATCTGTGGTCGCCGACATCAGAGGGTGACTGTGTTGGACCTAGAATCTTCGAAACTGGTAGGCTTCATATCACCATATATTggaaatttaagttttttgagGAATCTAACCCtccaaaacaacaattttcaaaatgaaatccCTCCAGAATTAGGTCGTTTGCGCAGACTGCAGTTCTTATTGTTATCTAATAACACATTTAGTGGCAAAATTCCAAGCACTATATCTAGTTCCTCTAACCTTGAAATCCTTGATGTCAGTAACAACCTTTTGATCGGAGAAATCCCTACAATGCTTGGCACCTTGTCAAAGCTTCAAGTTTTTGCTATTAGCAAAAATAGTATGACAGGAATTATCCCACCTTCTTTTggaaacttttcttttctaaaagcATTTGCTGTATCAGGTAATAACTTGCGTGGGATTATCCCAGATTCTTTTGGCCAATTGACCAAGATTCAAAAACTTTTACTTGGTGCAAATAGGTTCTTTGGAAAAATTCCTCCCTCAATCTTCAATTTGTCATCATTAAAATTGTTTGATGTAGGATTAAACCAAATCCAAGGACGTCTTCCATCAGACATAGGTATCACACTACcaaatattgaaatattaaGCATTTTCAATAACCAGTTTATTGGACCTATCCCAGTTTCAATTTCTAATGTCTCAAATCTAGATATACTTCAATTGGATGGGAATAAACTAAGTGGAAAAGTTCCTTCTTTGGAGAATCAAAATAGATTTTCATGGTTTAGTGCTACCAATAACAATCTTGGAACTGGAGGGGCAAATGACTTGAATTTTATCTGTTCTTTTACAAATACCACCTATCTAACCGTGTTGGCTTTAAATATCAATAAATTTGGGGGAGAATTGCCCAAATGCATTGGCAATTTGTCAACTACCCTTAACTGGTTGCTTCTAGAAACTAATAAAATATCTGGAAGTATTCCTACTGAAATAGGAAATTTGATCAGGTTGGAGAGACTTGATATATGGCAGAACAAATTATCAGGTAATATTCCCTTTGAAATTGGAAAGCTTCAAATGCTACAAATTTTGGTATTAAATGAAAACAATCTCTCTGGGAACATTCCATTTTCTGTTGGAAATTTAACCATCTTGACAGACTTGTATTTATTCAAGAATAATCTTCAAGGCAACATCCCTCTAAGTCTAGCCAAGTGCCGAAATTTGGTTCATTTGCATCTTGCTAATAACAATCTCAATGGTTCAATATCCTCACAAGTCATTGGTCTTTCATTCTCACCAATTAGTCTAGATTTGTCTGCCAACAAATTTACTGGTGTCCTTCCCATGGAATttggaaatttcaaaaatttagaatatttggATATTTCTGAAAACATGTTGTTTGGTAAAATTCCAGAAAGTTTGGGGAGTTCCGTAAAGTTGGAATTTCTAGCCATGAGAAGAAACCACTTCCAAGGGATTATTCCACCATCTTTGGCATCATTAAGAGGCCTTCGATCTCTAGATCTTtctaacaataatttttctggaaaaattccaaaatttttggaggACTTTgtctttctgaaatttttgaatcTATCATACAATCATTTTGATGGTGAGGTACCAACAAAAGGAGTTTTCAAGAACATGAGTGCAACTTCAATTAGGAAAAATGGTAAGCTTTGTGGGGGCATACCTAAGTTTCAGCTTCCTAAATGTAAatatgaaaaatccaaaaagagaAAGTTGACCTTTACCTTCAAATTAATGATCTCTATATTTTCTGGGCTTATTGGTGTATGTTTACTCCTGTCACTTCTACTTCTCTTTtgtttaagaaagaaaagaaaagaaaatatctcaAGTGACTcaggaaattttcttttgaatctCTCATACCAAAGTCTCCTAAAGGCAACCGATGGGTTCTCTTCTACCAATTTAATTGGTGTGGGTAGCTTTGGGTCCGTGTATAAAGGAATTCTTGATGAAGGTAGACAGACAGTTGCTGTTAAGGTTCTCAACCTTTCGCATCGTGGAGCTTccaaaagtttcaaaatagaATGTGAGGCTTTACGAAATATTAGACATCGAAATCTTGTAAAGGTCCTCACATCATGTTCTAGTATTGACTATCAAGGCCATGATTTTAAGGCTTTGGTAATGGAGTTCATGGGAAACGGAAACCTAGATGAATGGCTACATCCAACTCCAAGAATAAATGAGACTCTTGAGAAACCAAGAAGTTTGAGTCTTCTTCAAAGGTTGAATATTGCCATTGATGTTGCCAATGCATTGGattatcttcatcatcattgcCAAACACCAATTGTTCATTGTGATCTCAAGCCTAGCAATGTCCTTATTGATGATGAAATGATTGGACACGTAGGTGACTTTGGCTTGGCAAGATTCCTTTTTAATGCTACCCAAGATTCTTCTATTAACCAATCAAGCTCAATTGGAGTAAGAGGAACAGTTGGTTATACTCCTCCAG AGTATGGAGTCGGAAACGAGGTGTCAATATATGGCGATGTATATAGTTATGGCATATTATTGTTAGAGATGTTCACGGGAAAAAAGCCAACTGATAACATTTTTCATGATAACTTAAACCTTCATGATTTTGTCAAAGCAGTCCTACCGGAACGAGTAATTGACATTATAGATCCTATCCTTCTTTGGGAAGGAGAAGGAGAGAATAGAGTGAATGACATTACTTACAATGAGAGCCAAAATGGAAGTCCGAAGAGTCTAGAATGCTTGATTTTTATACTTGAAATTGGAGTTGCTTGTTCTGTTGAATTTCCAAGAGAAAGGATGAACATGGGTGCTGTGATAATTGAGCTACACTCAATtcgaaaaaaatttcttggaaCTAATATACACAGACAAAGGTTTCAAGCTACag GTGAACAAGGATGA